One region of Opitutaceae bacterium genomic DNA includes:
- a CDS encoding phenylalanine--tRNA ligase subunit beta — MKVSRNWLQSYVDLGNLSEEEISRAITFLGFEVEGVLHTGAPALASVYVGEVLTREKHPGADKLSVCTVDVGPKHGIRTIVCGAQNYKAGDRVPVALPGAVLPGNFEIKQSKIRGQASDGMMCSGRELGVGDDHTGLLILTDRPDLGLPINDVLPAGDVVFDIEVTPNRPDCLSHLGIARELAAWFKRELRYPEIKFTANSVSDVAGAGELLKEVRVDSQQDCPLYTAFTIAGVRIGPSPGWMQDRLRAVGLRPINNVVDVGNYVLHEYGQPVHAFDASKLRGSQIIVRNASEGEKITTLDGRERTLSSSMLVIADAERPVVVAGVMGGMDSGVGENTGDLVLEVAVFRRQSVRATSRRLGLTSDSSYRYERGVDPHTLLEAAHRTLDLILETAGGRVVGKIHRVGSDVPWQREIVMRPDLVNDRIGFKLSTEEMKASLESLELMVNREREISEDKAVQWTVSIPSWRDDLDRPIDLVEEILRLHGTDKIPVAQVSAPGLLAEDDPVVRFNRAAMEYLVGHDFHECVNYTLRSKQEQQAAGAPVDDLALANPFVEDQSHLRSSLIGGLLESLKLNQARGVIVSRLAETGRVFRKEGEQIWECASVGFVIAEPVGERAWLRREPGDFYSAKHCIESIASLAGIDLSRQPLAPVTSLESGWQPGHACTAGNLAHGWTASFGLLGLSAVRQLGVEGKVFAGVLAVLPGKISSETVRRRYKPFSSFPPALRDLAIIVDGSVPADEVRKTLAGMARTAIGNAFHLEGVKVFDVYNGPGVPEGRKSLAFSLVFRAEDRTLTDEEVNAVFQKLQTELSSHPGYVLRK, encoded by the coding sequence GTGAAAGTTTCCAGAAACTGGCTTCAGTCCTACGTCGACCTTGGCAATCTGTCGGAAGAGGAAATCTCCCGCGCCATCACCTTTCTCGGATTTGAGGTGGAGGGAGTCCTGCACACCGGAGCACCCGCTCTCGCGTCTGTTTACGTGGGAGAGGTTCTGACGCGGGAAAAGCATCCCGGCGCAGACAAGCTTTCCGTCTGCACGGTTGATGTCGGCCCCAAGCATGGCATCCGGACGATTGTATGCGGCGCGCAGAACTACAAGGCTGGCGATCGAGTGCCTGTCGCGCTTCCTGGAGCGGTTCTGCCCGGCAATTTCGAGATCAAGCAATCGAAGATCCGGGGGCAGGCCTCTGACGGCATGATGTGTTCCGGTCGTGAACTGGGAGTCGGTGACGATCACACCGGATTGTTGATACTGACGGATCGTCCGGACCTTGGCCTGCCGATCAATGACGTGCTACCCGCCGGCGACGTCGTGTTTGACATCGAGGTGACACCGAATCGTCCGGATTGCCTTTCACATCTGGGAATCGCGCGCGAACTGGCTGCATGGTTCAAGCGCGAGCTGCGCTACCCTGAGATCAAGTTCACGGCCAATTCGGTTTCCGACGTTGCGGGTGCCGGCGAACTGCTAAAGGAAGTGCGCGTCGATTCGCAGCAGGATTGTCCGTTGTACACTGCGTTCACCATCGCGGGGGTGCGGATTGGTCCCAGCCCAGGCTGGATGCAGGATCGGCTGCGCGCGGTGGGGTTGCGTCCGATCAACAACGTCGTGGATGTCGGCAACTATGTCCTTCACGAATACGGCCAGCCTGTGCATGCGTTCGATGCCTCAAAGCTGAGAGGAAGTCAGATCATCGTCCGGAACGCGAGCGAGGGGGAGAAGATCACGACCCTCGATGGAAGGGAGCGGACATTGAGTTCCTCCATGCTGGTGATTGCCGATGCTGAACGTCCGGTGGTGGTTGCGGGCGTAATGGGAGGCATGGATTCGGGTGTCGGCGAGAATACCGGGGACCTTGTCCTCGAGGTGGCTGTTTTCAGGCGCCAATCGGTCCGCGCCACCAGCCGTCGCCTTGGCCTCACTTCCGATTCATCCTATCGGTACGAACGGGGCGTCGATCCGCATACGCTGCTGGAGGCGGCGCACCGGACTCTGGATCTGATTCTCGAAACTGCCGGTGGAAGGGTGGTTGGAAAGATCCACCGCGTGGGAAGCGATGTACCCTGGCAGCGTGAGATCGTGATGCGCCCCGATCTTGTCAACGATCGCATCGGCTTCAAACTTTCCACCGAGGAGATGAAGGCATCACTCGAATCCCTCGAGCTGATGGTGAACCGGGAGCGGGAGATTTCCGAGGACAAAGCCGTCCAGTGGACCGTTTCGATTCCAAGTTGGAGGGACGACCTTGATCGCCCCATCGATCTGGTGGAGGAGATTCTTCGTCTGCACGGGACGGACAAGATTCCTGTCGCGCAGGTCTCCGCTCCCGGCCTTCTGGCCGAGGACGATCCGGTTGTTCGATTCAATCGGGCGGCGATGGAATACCTCGTCGGACACGACTTTCACGAGTGCGTCAACTACACGCTGCGCTCCAAGCAGGAGCAGCAGGCGGCGGGTGCGCCCGTGGACGACCTCGCGCTGGCAAATCCGTTTGTGGAGGATCAGTCGCACCTGCGCTCCTCGCTGATTGGAGGACTGCTTGAATCGCTGAAGCTGAATCAGGCTCGTGGCGTGATTGTCTCGCGCCTGGCGGAGACCGGGCGGGTGTTCCGCAAGGAAGGTGAGCAGATCTGGGAGTGTGCGTCCGTGGGATTTGTCATTGCTGAGCCAGTTGGTGAACGCGCCTGGCTTCGCCGGGAGCCTGGGGACTTTTATTCTGCCAAGCATTGCATCGAGTCGATCGCGTCGCTTGCCGGGATCGATCTTTCCCGCCAGCCGCTGGCTCCGGTGACTTCGCTGGAAAGCGGTTGGCAGCCTGGGCATGCATGCACTGCCGGCAATCTGGCGCATGGCTGGACGGCCAGCTTCGGCCTGCTTGGCTTGTCTGCTGTGAGACAATTGGGTGTCGAAGGGAAAGTCTTCGCGGGTGTGCTTGCCGTGCTGCCCGGAAAGATTTCGAGCGAGACCGTGCGGCGCCGGTACAAGCCCTTCTCGTCCTTCCCCCCGGCCTTGCGCGATCTTGCCATCATCGTCGATGGCAGCGTCCCGGCGGATGAAGTGCGGAAGACCCTGGCTGGAATGGCCCGGACCGCGATTGGCAATGCGTTCCACTTGGAAGGGGTGAAGGTATTCGACGTCTACAATGGACCGGGCGTGCCGGAAGGCAGGAAGAGCCTCGCATTCTCCCTGGTCTTTCGCGCCGAAGACCGGACGCTGACCGATGAGGAGGTCAACGCGGTGTTCCAGAAGTTGCAGACGGAACTATCCTCGCATCCGGGATACGTTTTGAGGAAATAG
- the pheS gene encoding phenylalanine--tRNA ligase subunit alpha — MEQTLTALISKAHADLNALKSRPEFEAAKARLVGPNGELTALMKQMGGVPKEQRPAMGKLINEAKAKLQLELDAALARIGEAEITSQLGPTIDPTLPSPDAGPGTYHPLTLVREEMCRILRKVGFSVADGPEVETEYMCFDALNTPADHPARDAQDTFYLPTGARFGNIAKRTPDEKYLLRTHTSSVQIRTMLKGPPPIRIVSPGRVYRRDATDATHSANFHQLECLYVDRNVTVRDLKALLDYIFTSLLGKDTKTRFRPHYFGYTEPSFEVDLSARHLPKVNKDWIEIGGCGMVDPVVFDGVGYDSSIWTGYAFGMGLERLAMLLYGIDDIRYFYQNDLRFLRQFA, encoded by the coding sequence ATGGAACAGACTCTCACCGCACTTATTTCCAAGGCTCACGCCGATTTGAATGCGCTCAAGTCCCGCCCCGAATTCGAGGCGGCCAAGGCGCGGCTGGTCGGACCAAACGGTGAGCTGACCGCCCTGATGAAACAGATGGGTGGTGTTCCCAAGGAGCAGCGTCCTGCCATGGGAAAACTCATCAATGAAGCGAAAGCGAAACTCCAGCTGGAGCTCGACGCCGCGCTTGCGAGAATCGGCGAGGCGGAAATCACCTCGCAGCTTGGCCCGACGATCGATCCCACGCTTCCATCGCCTGATGCAGGGCCCGGCACATATCACCCGCTCACCCTTGTGCGTGAGGAAATGTGCCGCATACTGAGGAAAGTGGGATTCTCAGTTGCCGATGGACCGGAGGTGGAAACAGAATACATGTGCTTCGACGCGCTGAACACTCCTGCGGATCACCCTGCACGCGATGCCCAGGATACGTTCTACCTTCCGACGGGGGCGCGTTTCGGAAACATCGCGAAACGGACTCCCGACGAGAAGTATCTGCTGCGCACCCATACGTCATCCGTGCAGATCCGCACGATGCTGAAGGGCCCTCCGCCCATCCGCATTGTATCCCCCGGGCGGGTCTATCGGCGCGATGCCACGGATGCGACGCACTCCGCGAACTTCCATCAGCTCGAGTGCCTCTACGTCGATCGCAACGTCACGGTGAGGGACCTCAAGGCGCTGCTGGACTACATCTTCACATCGCTTCTCGGCAAGGACACCAAGACGCGCTTTCGGCCGCACTATTTCGGATACACCGAACCGAGCTTTGAAGTTGATCTGAGCGCCAGGCACCTGCCGAAGGTGAACAAGGACTGGATCGAAATCGGCGGTTGCGGCATGGTCGATCCCGTCGTGTTCGACGGAGTCGGCTACGATTCTTCGATCTGGACGGGGTATGCGTTTGGCATGGGACTCGAACGCCTGGCGATGCTACTCTACGGCATCGATGACATCCGATATTTCTATCAGAACGACCTGCGTTTCCTGCGTCAGTTTGCCTGA
- the rplT gene encoding 50S ribosomal protein L20: MARSTNAPASRRRRKKVLKYAKGYFASKSKLFRYAKEAVQHAWQYAYRDRKKKKSEMRGLWIVRLNAACRNAGISYSRFIEGLKAARIDLDRKVLSDIAIRDEAAFNVLVNQAKDALKNKASAAKAKA; the protein is encoded by the coding sequence ATGGCTCGTTCAACAAACGCCCCGGCTTCCCGCCGTCGTCGCAAGAAAGTACTGAAGTACGCCAAGGGCTACTTCGCCAGCAAATCGAAGCTCTTCCGCTACGCCAAGGAGGCTGTCCAGCATGCCTGGCAGTATGCCTACCGTGACCGGAAAAAGAAGAAGTCCGAGATGCGCGGTCTCTGGATCGTGCGCCTCAATGCAGCCTGCCGCAATGCAGGCATCAGCTACAGCCGCTTCATAGAGGGGCTCAAGGCCGCCAGAATCGATCTCGATCGCAAGGTCCTGTCCGACATTGCAATTCGGGATGAAGCGGCGTTCAACGTGCTGGTCAATCAGGCCAAGGACGCGTTGAAGAACAAGGCTTCTGCCGCGAAGGCGAAGGCCTGA
- the rpmI gene encoding 50S ribosomal protein L35: MQKTKKSVAKRFKMSGKGKLIRRTPGFRHLLSAKSTKSKRRATKDKLVDPGREAPLKRCLPFGL; encoded by the coding sequence ATGCAAAAGACCAAAAAGTCCGTAGCCAAGCGCTTCAAGATGTCCGGCAAGGGCAAACTGATTCGCCGCACGCCCGGCTTCCGGCATTTGCTGTCTGCGAAAAGCACGAAGTCAAAGCGTCGTGCAACCAAGGACAAGCTCGTCGATCCAGGCAGGGAAGCGCCCCTCAAGCGCTGTCTCCCCTTCGGCCTCTGA
- a CDS encoding MotA/TolQ/ExbB proton channel family protein, giving the protein MTAFNLPLAFLMGHTPMELFKGGGPIMWPIIILSFLTITVIIERAIFSLKETLSREPEVIEKMLEKAKSQDFDGAIALGKKSRDFIARMLVYAFNHREQSIHNAFARAASKEFARYHQGMPTLDTCITAAPLLGLLGTITGMMNTFGALGTAGGDIAAAAGQITGGVGEALIATAMGLVIAIIGLFPFNFLNAKTAEARTEVDDVANSLDSIVSKVDARA; this is encoded by the coding sequence ATGACCGCATTCAATCTGCCTCTCGCGTTCCTCATGGGCCATACTCCGATGGAGCTCTTCAAGGGAGGAGGCCCCATCATGTGGCCGATCATCATCCTGTCGTTCCTGACAATCACCGTGATTATCGAGCGTGCAATCTTCTCCCTCAAGGAGACTCTTTCCCGCGAGCCTGAAGTCATCGAAAAGATGCTGGAGAAAGCAAAGTCACAGGATTTCGACGGCGCGATTGCACTCGGCAAGAAGAGCAGGGACTTCATCGCACGCATGCTTGTCTACGCGTTCAACCATCGGGAACAGTCCATCCATAACGCCTTTGCACGCGCAGCCAGCAAGGAGTTCGCCCGCTACCATCAGGGAATGCCCACGCTCGACACCTGCATCACCGCCGCCCCGCTGCTCGGCCTCCTGGGAACAATCACAGGCATGATGAACACCTTCGGAGCGCTTGGCACGGCTGGCGGCGATATCGCAGCAGCAGCCGGTCAAATCACCGGCGGTGTCGGTGAAGCGCTGATTGCGACAGCCATGGGTCTCGTCATCGCGATCATTGGCCTTTTCCCATTCAACTTCTTGAATGCCAAGACTGCTGAGGCCCGTACGGAAGTGGATGATGTCGCCAACTCATTGGACTCGATCGTCTCAAAGGTCGACGCTCGCGCTTGA
- a CDS encoding biopolymer transporter ExbD, which produces MAGGSSGGGGGAKKARIEIIPLIDVIFFLLATFVLFTLSLNKSQGLPVVLPKVETSIPRDPAGSVTITVTAEGTLAWDKDPITLDDFLIRLEKYKAAAGPDARVLINGHEDAFFAQARYVFDEVRKKGIQKVFIETRVRPPQ; this is translated from the coding sequence ATGGCAGGCGGATCCTCAGGAGGAGGTGGCGGAGCCAAGAAAGCGCGGATTGAGATCATCCCTCTCATTGACGTGATTTTCTTCCTGCTCGCAACTTTCGTTCTCTTCACGCTTTCGCTCAACAAGTCGCAGGGATTGCCCGTTGTCCTCCCAAAGGTCGAAACGAGCATTCCACGGGATCCCGCGGGATCCGTTACCATAACGGTAACCGCCGAAGGCACGCTCGCTTGGGACAAGGATCCGATCACCTTGGACGACTTTCTGATTCGCCTTGAAAAATACAAGGCAGCGGCTGGTCCCGATGCCCGTGTTCTGATCAATGGTCATGAAGACGCATTCTTCGCGCAGGCTCGCTACGTTTTTGACGAAGTACGCAAGAAGGGGATCCAGAAAGTGTTCATTGAGACACGTGTGCGTCCCCCACAGTGA
- a CDS encoding biopolymer transporter ExbD, translating to MAGTSSNSSGKKQARIEIIPLIDVIFFLLATFVLFTLSLNKIQSLDIVLPQASNAEKNEDNESVTIQVSDAGTVYWNRELITASEVEPRLQNYAAQHPTDARVLVTSDDRAKYGATVQVLDEVRKAGITKVSIETVWRGTGK from the coding sequence ATGGCAGGCACATCTTCAAACAGCAGTGGAAAGAAACAAGCACGCATCGAGATCATTCCACTAATCGATGTCATTTTCTTCCTACTGGCAACGTTCGTGCTCTTCACACTGTCACTCAACAAGATCCAGTCGCTGGATATCGTACTACCCCAAGCGTCGAATGCCGAGAAAAATGAGGACAACGAAAGTGTAACGATTCAGGTTTCTGATGCTGGAACGGTATACTGGAATCGGGAATTGATCACCGCTTCCGAAGTGGAACCAAGGCTGCAAAATTATGCAGCGCAGCATCCGACGGATGCAAGAGTCCTGGTCACCTCTGACGACCGGGCAAAATATGGCGCGACCGTTCAGGTCCTTGACGAAGTGCGCAAGGCGGGGATCACCAAAGTATCCATCGAAACCGTCTGGCGTGGTACAGGAAAGTAA
- a CDS encoding energy transducer TonB encodes MNRDLIIGLAVSAALHGGVFFGETLFHKKSQHAPKKQEEAVIELMEMPPPPPEEEPELQDPTEDTPPEAAELAPPMAVDLPSAVTIDSFVQKLQPPPPPGLDRPKGNITIPTGRPSVGSIGHGMKDLFDLANLDQAPQARIQAKPNYPFEMRRAGITGDVLVGFIVNSSGDVVEATALKSSQREFEAAAVQAVSKWKFKPGRKGGKAVNTRMQVPIVFSITDE; translated from the coding sequence ATGAATCGCGATCTAATCATCGGACTTGCTGTTTCAGCCGCCCTTCACGGCGGGGTATTCTTCGGCGAGACGCTATTCCACAAGAAATCTCAGCATGCCCCCAAAAAACAGGAGGAAGCTGTGATCGAACTGATGGAGATGCCTCCACCCCCTCCCGAAGAAGAACCTGAGCTTCAGGATCCAACCGAAGACACCCCACCCGAAGCGGCGGAACTCGCACCGCCGATGGCCGTTGACCTGCCATCCGCTGTTACCATCGACTCATTTGTTCAGAAGCTTCAACCGCCCCCTCCTCCAGGTTTGGATCGTCCCAAGGGCAATATCACAATCCCGACTGGCCGCCCGAGTGTTGGCAGCATTGGACACGGAATGAAGGATCTGTTTGATTTGGCCAATCTTGATCAGGCTCCTCAGGCGCGAATTCAGGCTAAACCCAATTACCCGTTTGAAATGCGCCGTGCGGGCATCACCGGAGACGTATTGGTTGGGTTCATTGTGAATTCCAGTGGCGACGTCGTTGAAGCGACGGCGCTAAAATCCTCCCAGCGGGAATTCGAAGCCGCGGCAGTTCAGGCTGTCTCGAAATGGAAGTTCAAGCCCGGACGCAAGGGAGGCAAGGCGGTCAATACCCGAATGCAGGTCCCAATCGTATTCAGCATCACCGACGAATGA
- a CDS encoding transketolase, with protein sequence MDFPAVPSVLAGRDLQLPRLDFEDIEQRLQVYAWMHLARTGDNRILELFRQGLIKGTVTGGQGSEALIVPLALLADKAVDVISFTHRGFGGQLIWSGHLVEHLCQYFANALSPTKAREGNVHHGDPANRSLPMISHLGAMISNVLGLTDAQRRQGKRAVGFAFFGDGGSSTGDIHESMNLASLLSLPIVFVIENNRYAYSTPLSEQYAPGTDLWKRAAGYGIEGISLNATTDLKNIVATLARTIQQVRETSRPMLIEAHVLRLRGHAAYDTCNYLVPGEAESFHAADPVPRYRAELCNAGLAQRVEAMESELNAFLEDCIQRALPLPRPSPDGMSEDLFEVEDAPMPWTATPAPTEPLTFAQALNHGLRKILNERPEAMILGQDIATYGGAFKVTDGLFSAFGRHRVFNTPLAESACTGYAVGLALGGMRPIEEFQFADFVTEAFTQITQNAATYRFRSGAKVPLVLRLPCGSVGLGSFHSQELESVLLSFPGLKALYPSTPQDAFDCLLAAYEDNNPVLIFEHKALYRHHKQAIAWNPRYREVWQPRHLQSGDYATLVTYGEMTYLAHELATYFSTEYERNFDIWDLRALAPLQLQEIAASVARTHRLIILHEGRLSHGFGAELVARLTELHFFDLEAPPLRIASMDLPVPFAHELELAYRPTFSKAVEQISNWMA encoded by the coding sequence ATGGATTTTCCCGCCGTTCCCTCAGTTCTGGCCGGCCGTGACCTTCAATTGCCTCGTTTGGATTTCGAGGATATTGAACAACGCCTTCAAGTCTACGCTTGGATGCATCTCGCCCGGACGGGTGACAATCGGATACTGGAACTCTTCAGACAGGGCCTGATCAAGGGCACCGTAACCGGCGGGCAGGGAAGCGAAGCCCTGATTGTTCCGCTGGCACTGCTGGCCGACAAGGCGGTCGATGTAATTTCATTCACGCATCGTGGCTTCGGTGGTCAGCTCATTTGGAGTGGCCATCTCGTTGAACATCTCTGCCAGTATTTCGCCAATGCCCTGAGCCCCACCAAGGCACGGGAGGGAAATGTGCACCACGGTGATCCAGCAAATCGTTCCCTGCCCATGATCAGCCACCTGGGCGCCATGATTTCGAATGTACTGGGTCTGACAGATGCGCAAAGACGCCAGGGCAAACGCGCTGTGGGATTCGCATTTTTCGGTGATGGCGGTTCAAGCACCGGTGACATCCATGAATCAATGAACCTGGCGTCGCTGCTCTCGCTGCCCATTGTTTTTGTCATTGAAAACAACCGATACGCGTACTCAACACCGCTAAGCGAGCAGTACGCCCCAGGCACCGATCTCTGGAAGCGTGCCGCAGGCTACGGCATCGAAGGCATTTCACTCAATGCCACGACCGATCTCAAAAACATAGTCGCCACCCTCGCCCGCACGATCCAGCAGGTACGCGAAACTTCCCGTCCAATGCTCATTGAGGCCCATGTTCTCAGATTGAGAGGACATGCAGCCTACGACACCTGCAATTACCTGGTGCCCGGCGAGGCGGAATCTTTTCACGCCGCCGATCCCGTGCCTCGCTATCGCGCGGAACTTTGTAACGCGGGCCTAGCACAGCGTGTTGAAGCCATGGAATCGGAGCTCAATGCCTTCCTGGAGGACTGCATCCAGCGAGCTCTTCCACTGCCACGTCCATCTCCGGACGGAATGAGTGAGGACTTGTTCGAGGTAGAAGATGCTCCAATGCCCTGGACTGCCACTCCGGCCCCCACGGAACCCCTCACATTTGCTCAAGCGCTCAACCATGGATTGCGAAAAATCCTCAATGAGCGACCCGAAGCCATGATCCTTGGACAGGATATCGCCACCTACGGCGGCGCATTCAAAGTTACAGATGGCCTGTTTTCCGCGTTTGGACGACACCGGGTCTTCAATACTCCCCTGGCCGAAAGTGCGTGCACAGGCTACGCCGTCGGTCTGGCCTTGGGCGGCATGCGCCCGATTGAAGAGTTCCAGTTTGCGGATTTCGTCACGGAAGCCTTCACTCAAATCACACAAAACGCGGCGACCTATCGCTTTCGCTCCGGGGCGAAGGTTCCACTGGTACTTCGCCTCCCCTGTGGCAGCGTGGGCCTGGGGTCATTCCACTCACAGGAACTGGAGTCGGTGCTCCTGTCCTTCCCAGGGCTCAAGGCACTGTATCCCAGCACCCCCCAGGATGCCTTTGACTGCCTTCTTGCCGCCTACGAAGACAACAATCCCGTCCTAATTTTCGAACACAAGGCGCTCTACCGGCATCACAAGCAGGCAATTGCATGGAATCCACGCTACCGCGAAGTATGGCAACCAAGACACCTGCAATCGGGCGACTACGCCACTTTGGTGACCTACGGGGAGATGACCTACCTGGCCCACGAACTTGCCACCTATTTTTCAACCGAATACGAGCGCAATTTTGACATCTGGGATCTTCGGGCCCTGGCACCGCTTCAACTTCAGGAAATTGCAGCCTCGGTCGCTCGAACGCACAGGCTGATCATCCTGCATGAGGGCCGGCTTTCCCACGGATTCGGGGCCGAATTGGTGGCAAGGCTCACGGAGCTTCATTTCTTCGACTTGGAAGCCCCCCCACTGCGAATAGCATCCATGGACCTTCCTGTGCCATTCGCCCATGAATTGGAACTCGCCTATCGCCCGACATTCTCCAAAGCCGTGGAGCAGATTTCCAACTGGATGGCCTAG
- a CDS encoding HAD hydrolase family protein: MPALRTSSDSRDSTATTLSWGKIRLFAMDVDGVLTDGTITIGSDGTESKQFSILDGLGLVRLRDAGIELAWISGRSSRATQRRAEELKIPHVIQGRSDKLQALQELADRLGVAAKDCCYMGDDEIDVPAILWAGIGVSVKDGMPAATMAARYIPRRPAGKGAVREVCDLILAGRGNGIPAA, translated from the coding sequence ATGCCGGCTTTGCGCACTTCCTCAGATTCGCGTGATTCAACCGCCACGACATTGTCATGGGGGAAAATCCGTCTGTTTGCAATGGACGTGGACGGCGTCCTTACCGACGGCACCATCACCATTGGTTCTGACGGCACGGAATCGAAACAGTTCTCGATTCTCGACGGCTTGGGCTTGGTGCGCTTGCGGGATGCCGGGATAGAACTGGCCTGGATCAGCGGCCGATCTTCAAGGGCCACTCAAAGACGCGCAGAGGAGTTGAAAATCCCCCACGTCATCCAGGGTCGCAGCGACAAACTTCAGGCGCTTCAGGAACTCGCTGACAGGCTGGGTGTCGCGGCGAAGGACTGCTGCTACATGGGCGACGACGAAATTGATGTCCCGGCCATCCTCTGGGCGGGCATTGGCGTCAGTGTGAAGGACGGCATGCCCGCGGCGACAATGGCTGCGAGATACATTCCCCGCAGGCCTGCCGGAAAGGGGGCGGTTCGCGAGGTTTGCGACTTGATTCTGGCCGGAAGAGGAAACGGGATCCCCGCAGCATGA
- the lptB gene encoding LPS export ABC transporter ATP-binding protein produces the protein MDQPSTSSAASSIRTDGLVKTFGARTVVNGVNIGLAAGEVVGLLGQNGAGKTTTFYMVVGLIQATAGSVFIDQRNITRLGMHRRARLGIGYLPQEASVFRKLTVAENISAIAEAIGIARRHRSSLVERHLTDLQLLHVASQKAYTLSGGERRRLEIARALVSEPKFLLMDEPFAAIDPISVGEVQRIIGELKARGIGVLLTDHNVRETLRIVDRAYLMHQGRVLTQGSAEFLINDPQAREFYLGKDFDL, from the coding sequence CTGGATCAACCCTCAACATCCTCCGCAGCCTCCTCGATCCGAACCGATGGTCTGGTCAAGACCTTTGGCGCGCGAACTGTCGTGAACGGCGTGAACATTGGACTCGCCGCCGGGGAGGTCGTGGGATTGCTCGGCCAAAACGGGGCGGGAAAAACCACAACCTTCTACATGGTGGTCGGCCTCATACAGGCAACCGCCGGTTCGGTTTTCATCGATCAGCGCAACATCACCAGGCTCGGCATGCACAGGCGCGCGCGACTGGGCATCGGCTACCTGCCCCAGGAAGCCTCGGTCTTTCGCAAGCTGACCGTGGCGGAAAATATCAGCGCAATCGCCGAAGCCATCGGAATCGCCCGCAGGCACCGCTCGTCACTGGTTGAACGTCATTTGACCGACCTGCAGCTCCTTCATGTCGCCTCGCAGAAGGCCTACACGCTTTCCGGAGGCGAGCGTCGCCGGCTCGAAATTGCCAGGGCCCTCGTTTCAGAACCAAAGTTTCTCCTCATGGACGAGCCTTTCGCCGCAATAGACCCCATTTCAGTGGGAGAAGTCCAGCGCATCATCGGCGAACTCAAGGCCCGAGGGATCGGCGTCCTGCTCACCGACCACAACGTCCGTGAAACACTCCGGATTGTCGATCGAGCCTACCTGATGCACCAAGGCCGCGTTCTGACCCAGGGATCCGCGGAATTCCTGATAAATGACCCGCAGGCGCGGGAGTTTTATCTTGGCAAAGACTTCGATCTGTAG
- the hprK gene encoding HPr(Ser) kinase/phosphatase has product MPKVIHGITVAHFLETYREKLKIELVTGERGLHRMIREGSINRPALALTGFFRYFANKRIQVLGSAEMTYLKTLSPQRQMEIFSEMVERQIPCLVLTRNYNPTPPLLAIAQEKHLPIFRTPMITMNWVNLGTLCIDNEFAPSTTEHATTLDIRGIGVMLKGSSGVGKSECALALIERGHSLVADDLTVIKLLDERELMASSRPLNRGYMECRGIGIINIAEMFGVKSIRLDKRVDMVVSLHEWTPEAIEERTGLEENKYDILGLQIPHIELYVRPGRDMARLVEVAALTQALKKMGHDPARDFNDRLIAHMTENPESSKPVSIHPLHP; this is encoded by the coding sequence ATGCCCAAAGTCATTCACGGGATCACTGTCGCCCATTTCCTGGAGACCTACCGGGAAAAGCTGAAGATTGAGCTGGTCACCGGCGAACGAGGTCTCCACCGGATGATACGCGAGGGATCAATCAATCGTCCCGCCCTCGCACTCACGGGTTTCTTTCGATACTTTGCCAACAAGCGCATCCAGGTTCTTGGTTCGGCGGAGATGACCTACCTCAAGACACTCTCCCCGCAGCGGCAGATGGAAATCTTCAGCGAAATGGTCGAGCGTCAGATTCCCTGTCTGGTCCTAACCCGCAACTACAACCCCACCCCGCCGCTGCTGGCGATCGCCCAGGAAAAACACCTTCCCATATTTCGCACCCCCATGATCACCATGAACTGGGTGAACCTGGGCACGCTCTGCATCGACAATGAATTTGCCCCATCCACAACTGAGCATGCGACAACCTTGGATATCCGCGGAATCGGCGTCATGCTCAAGGGTTCATCCGGTGTCGGAAAAAGCGAATGTGCGCTCGCCCTGATTGAACGGGGGCACTCGCTGGTCGCCGACGACCTCACCGTCATCAAGCTGCTCGATGAACGCGAACTCATGGCCTCCAGCCGCCCCCTCAACCGCGGCTATATGGAGTGCCGGGGCATCGGCATCATCAACATCGCCGAAATGTTCGGCGTGAAGTCCATCCGGCTCGACAAGCGGGTCGACATGGTGGTCTCGCTGCACGAATGGACTCCCGAGGCCATCGAGGAGCGCACGGGACTGGAGGAAAACAAGTATGATATCCTCGGGCTGCAGATACCCCACATCGAGCTGTACGTTCGACCCGGTCGCGACATGGCGCGCCTCGTCGAGGTTGCCGCCCTCACCCAGGCGTTGAAAAAAATGGGGCACGATCCCGCCAGGGATTTCAACGACCGGCTCATCGCCCACATGACGGAGAATCCGGAGTCCTCCAAGCCCGTATCCATACATCCGTTACATCCATAG